The DNA segment TTCACCCGACCAAGACAGACCACGGAATGGATCTCGCCCGGCTGCCATCCCGAAGGAAGCCCTGCGGCGTTGCCAGTCCCCAGCCAATCTCGCTTCCCAACACGCAATACAACCGGACGGCCTGCCGCTGCCAACTCTTCGGCGGTCAGGTAATCCATTTTCACCCTATAGGGTGAATCGGCCGTCTTCAGCTTCAGACCGCGATAGAAACCCTTCCACGAAGTCCCTTGCCGCGTGAGGCAAAGTTCAGCCATTTCCTCTTCGGTGGTGGGAATGTCGTAGTGATTCAACAGCGTCGCCGCACAAGCAGCCGTGCAGGTTTGATTCGTGGTTTGATAACAGATGCCTCGGCTATCCCACAACACATCACACTTCGGAGCGTCTCCCATCACCGGGTAAACCAGCGACCAGACACCAACGCCAAGCAATCCAGCCATCGGCACAGCGCGGCGCCAACCTTGATCTCGAAGGCGATTAGAAGCGACGGCAGCCAGAATCAAGGCAGCCAGTGGGTAGATATTGCTGAGGATGATCAGATTCGAGAAGGGAAGCAGCTCCGTTAAAAACAGGCTCTCCCAGACAAAGGCAGTGTAGAGCCCGACGAGGATGATGGTGGCAATTGCCAACTGATTCAAAGCGGCCACAG comes from the Bremerella sp. JC817 genome and includes:
- a CDS encoding cysteine peptidase family C39 domain-containing protein, translating into MQDVIAGYIIVGLISLGGFIATRAWTRNWSVAALNQLAIATIILVGLYTAFVWESLFLTELLPFSNLIILSNIYPLAALILAAVASNRLRDQGWRRAVPMAGLLGVGVWSLVYPVMGDAPKCDVLWDSRGICYQTTNQTCTAACAATLLNHYDIPTTEEEMAELCLTRQGTSWKGFYRGLKLKTADSPYRVKMDYLTAEELAAAGRPVVLRVGKRDWLGTGNAAGLPSGWQPGEIHSVVCLGRVKGYFMIADPNPEIGIEFWSEKELHQLWDGHSAMLVQDYEGPAFKNKSSALNKFPAVAAR